A stretch of Anaeromyxobacter dehalogenans 2CP-1 DNA encodes these proteins:
- a CDS encoding ABC transporter permease, whose protein sequence is MRLRAALERQRSLLDFALGALGRRRGKTLALVAVHALLVFALASVLLFTGGLREQVREALRGAPDLVVQRMAAGRHEQVPAGWVETLGALRGVSAARGRLWGYYFEPVSGANLTVMVPDGGWATPGGAVAGPGVARVLGLKEGDRLPLRTYDGEALDLGVAAIASPAVELVASDLLLVSEGDYRALFGAEPGRFTDVAVAVPNPDEVTRLAEKIVRMFPDARVVTRAEMIRTYDAVLDWRSGLAAAVLAGAVLAFAILAWDRASGLSAEERHELGLLKALGWDPRDVLAAKAWEGAAVSLSAFAVGALAAYAHVVLGGAALLRPILEGWAALYPDLRPAPPVEPLALGTLFFLTVIPYVAATVVPCWRAATVDPDALMRGDA, encoded by the coding sequence GTGAGGCTGCGCGCCGCGCTGGAGCGGCAGCGCTCGCTCCTCGACTTCGCGCTGGGCGCGCTCGGCCGCCGGCGCGGGAAGACCCTCGCGCTCGTCGCGGTGCACGCGCTGCTGGTGTTCGCGCTCGCCTCGGTGCTGCTCTTCACCGGCGGCCTGCGCGAGCAGGTGCGGGAGGCGCTCCGGGGGGCGCCGGACCTGGTGGTGCAGCGCATGGCGGCGGGGCGGCACGAGCAGGTGCCGGCCGGCTGGGTGGAGACGCTCGGCGCGCTGCGCGGCGTGTCGGCCGCGCGCGGCCGGCTGTGGGGCTACTACTTCGAGCCGGTGAGCGGCGCGAACCTCACCGTGATGGTGCCGGACGGCGGCTGGGCCACCCCGGGCGGCGCGGTGGCCGGGCCGGGCGTGGCGCGGGTGCTCGGCCTGAAGGAGGGGGATCGCCTCCCGCTGCGCACCTATGACGGCGAGGCGCTCGACCTCGGGGTCGCGGCGATCGCGTCGCCCGCGGTGGAGCTGGTCGCGTCCGATCTCCTGCTCGTCTCGGAGGGCGACTACCGCGCGCTGTTCGGCGCCGAGCCGGGGCGGTTCACCGACGTGGCGGTGGCGGTCCCGAACCCGGACGAGGTGACGAGGCTGGCCGAGAAGATCGTCCGCATGTTCCCCGACGCGCGGGTGGTGACGCGCGCCGAGATGATCCGCACCTACGACGCCGTGCTCGACTGGCGCAGCGGGCTCGCCGCCGCGGTGCTCGCCGGCGCGGTGCTGGCGTTCGCGATCCTGGCCTGGGACCGGGCCAGCGGGCTCTCCGCCGAGGAGCGCCACGAGCTCGGCCTCCTGAAGGCGCTCGGCTGGGACCCCCGCGACGTGCTCGCGGCGAAGGCGTGGGAGGGCGCCGCGGTGTCGCTCTCCGCCTTCGCGGTGGGCGCGCTCGCCGCGTACGCGCACGTGGTCCTGGGCGGCGCGGCGCTGCTCCGCCCGATCCTGGAGGGCTGGGCGGCGCTCTACCCGGACCTGCGCCCCGCGCCGCCGGTCGAGCCGCTGGCGCTCGGGACGCTGTTCTTCCTCACGGTGATCCCCTACGTGGCGGCGACGGTGGTCCCCTGCTGGCGGGCCGCCACGGTGGACCCCGACGCGCTCATGCGGGGGGACGCGTGA
- a CDS encoding DUF6448 family protein, which translates to MTPKKLVPLLSLALAALLAPAAARAHCDTLDGPVVVAAKAALESGKLSPVLAWVQPADEAEIKAAFAKTRAARKAGGEARDVADTWFLETLVRVHRAGEGAPYTGLKPAGADLDPAVVAMDRAIAKGDPAEVERLLQAAVHQGLEKHWTRLAAEKAPADDVAAGRRWVAAYVPLVHWAEGVNAAATQGGAHAGHADAGAADPHAAHAKPGAQAPAADPHAAHGRAPARAPVKPAADTHHAH; encoded by the coding sequence ATGACCCCGAAGAAGCTCGTTCCCCTCCTCTCCCTCGCGCTCGCCGCGCTGCTCGCCCCCGCCGCCGCCCGCGCGCATTGCGACACGCTCGACGGCCCGGTGGTGGTGGCCGCGAAGGCGGCCCTCGAGTCCGGCAAGCTGTCCCCGGTGCTGGCCTGGGTGCAGCCCGCGGACGAGGCCGAGATCAAGGCGGCCTTCGCGAAGACCCGCGCCGCGCGCAAGGCCGGCGGCGAGGCCCGCGACGTCGCCGACACCTGGTTCCTCGAGACCCTGGTCCGCGTGCACCGCGCCGGCGAGGGCGCGCCGTACACCGGGCTCAAGCCCGCCGGCGCCGACCTCGACCCCGCCGTGGTCGCGATGGACCGCGCCATCGCGAAGGGCGATCCGGCCGAGGTGGAGCGGCTGCTCCAGGCGGCGGTGCACCAGGGCCTGGAGAAGCACTGGACCCGGCTCGCCGCCGAGAAGGCGCCCGCCGACGACGTGGCCGCAGGCCGCCGCTGGGTGGCCGCCTACGTGCCGCTCGTGCACTGGGCCGAGGGCGTGAACGCCGCCGCCACCCAGGGTGGTGCCCACGCCGGGCACGCCGACGCCGGCGCCGCGGATCCGCACGCCGCGCACGCGAAGCCCGGCGCCCAGGCGCCCGCGGCCGACCCGCACGCCGCCCACGGCCGCGCGCCCGCCAGGGCCCCCGTGAAGCCGGCTGCGGACACGCACCACGCTCACTAG
- a CDS encoding exonuclease SbcCD subunit D C-terminal domain-containing protein translates to MAIRILHTADWHLGHALHGVDRGPEHERFVAWLLDTVEAEAVDAVIVAGDVFDASNPPAGAQALWYRFLAEAWRRLPRLQLVVVGGNHDSASRLDAVDPLLREMGRLHVVGGVPRAAAGAPDLERLLVPLEDAAGRRAAWVAAVPYLRAADLGAGAGAADDDAAEATRRFYAAALERARARRAPGEALLATGHLYAVGGKISELSERRLAVGNQAAVPADAFPADLAYVALGHLHLAQAVGGRETVRYSGSVLPLSFAERGYRHGVVVADLDGEAVRAQRVLRVPRFVELVSVPDAEAPAPLPEVLAALEALPARGDGPDALRPLLEVKVRLERPEPALRALLDQALAGKEARLVRIATTLAGTGRALGDGERRALGDLVPEEVFRRKYDADYGGPPPDALLEAFRALLQEVESEEGAR, encoded by the coding sequence GTGGCCATCCGCATCCTCCACACCGCCGACTGGCACCTCGGCCACGCGCTGCACGGCGTGGACCGCGGCCCCGAGCACGAGCGCTTCGTGGCGTGGCTGCTCGACACCGTCGAAGCCGAGGCGGTGGACGCGGTCATCGTGGCGGGTGACGTGTTCGACGCCTCCAACCCGCCCGCGGGCGCGCAGGCGCTCTGGTATCGCTTCCTGGCCGAGGCCTGGCGGCGCCTGCCGCGGCTGCAGCTCGTGGTGGTGGGCGGGAACCACGACTCCGCCTCGCGGCTCGACGCGGTGGACCCGCTGCTGCGCGAGATGGGCCGGCTGCACGTGGTGGGCGGCGTGCCGCGCGCCGCCGCCGGCGCGCCGGATCTGGAGCGGCTGCTCGTGCCGCTGGAGGACGCGGCGGGCCGGCGGGCGGCCTGGGTGGCGGCGGTGCCGTACCTGCGCGCCGCCGATCTGGGCGCGGGCGCGGGCGCGGCCGACGACGACGCCGCCGAGGCCACGCGCCGCTTCTACGCCGCCGCGCTGGAGCGGGCGCGAGCGAGGCGCGCGCCGGGCGAGGCGCTCCTCGCCACCGGCCACCTCTATGCGGTGGGCGGGAAGATCTCGGAGCTCTCCGAGCGGCGGCTCGCGGTGGGCAACCAGGCCGCGGTGCCCGCCGACGCGTTCCCGGCCGACCTCGCCTACGTCGCGCTCGGCCACCTGCACCTCGCGCAGGCGGTGGGCGGCCGCGAGACGGTGCGCTACTCGGGCTCGGTGCTGCCGCTCTCGTTCGCCGAGCGCGGCTACCGCCACGGCGTGGTGGTGGCCGACCTGGACGGTGAGGCGGTGCGCGCGCAGCGGGTGCTGCGCGTCCCGCGGTTCGTGGAGCTCGTCTCGGTGCCGGACGCCGAGGCGCCGGCGCCGCTCCCCGAGGTGCTCGCCGCGCTCGAGGCGCTGCCGGCGCGCGGCGACGGGCCGGACGCGCTGCGGCCGCTCCTCGAGGTGAAGGTGCGGCTGGAGCGGCCCGAGCCGGCGCTGCGCGCGCTGCTCGACCAGGCGCTCGCGGGCAAGGAGGCGCGCCTCGTGCGCATCGCCACCACGCTCGCCGGCACCGGCCGCGCGCTGGGCGACGGCGAGCGGCGCGCGCTCGGCGACCTCGTGCCGGAGGAGGTCTTCCGGCGGAAGTACGACGCCGACTACGGCGGGCCGCCGCCCGACGCGCTCCTGGAGGCGTTCCGCGCGCTGCTCCAGGAGGTCGAGTCGGAGGAGGGGGCGCGGTGA
- a CDS encoding bifunctional alpha,alpha-trehalose-phosphate synthase (UDP-forming)/trehalose-phosphatase has translation MSRVVIVSNRLPVTVERAGEAVRVVPSVGGLATGLRRPHEQGGGPWVGWPGDLAGLDPEQQARVEARLSDLRLAPVHLTSEEVQRYYQDYSNALLWPVFHSFPGEVPLEMGGAAEYERVNGRFADAVAATARPGDVIWIHDYQLLRLPALLRERLPEARIGFFLHIPFPSSDLFRVLPQREALLEGMLGADLIGFHTASYMRHFSSSVLRVLGAWTDVDRIRWRGREVRIGVFPMGVDAADFAGTAHGADMDEEVRALRRDGSRLIVGIDRLDYTKGIPRRLLAYERLLREHPELRGKVRLVQVAVPSRTEVGAYQEFRDQVDGLVGRIHGAFATPTWSPIHYLSRGLDRAQVVALYRAADVMLVTPIRDGMNLVAKEFVAVRDDGDGVLVLSEFTGAAAELAEAVQVNPYDEAGTAAAIQRALEMPEDERRTRMTGLRRRVTRYDVHWWARTFLERLREAPAPVRPQGLEVSPRAAVQDALSRLRAAPHATLLLDYDGTLVPFAPTPELARPDRELRDLLRDLARHPRLAVHLVTGRQRDTVDRWFGDLGIGLHAEHGFWSKLPGNGWQLAAPVSTAWREPARAILEEFAARTPGSLVEEKSAGFAWHYRTADPDFGAAQAHDLMLHLSTVLSNAPVEILPGALVVEVRPQGVDKGKVVARAAAASPEGSLLAALGDDRTDEDMFAALPDGAIAVHVGPSPSRAPLRLAGVPESRAFLRGLL, from the coding sequence ATGTCGCGCGTGGTGATCGTATCGAACCGGCTGCCCGTCACCGTGGAGCGCGCGGGCGAGGCCGTTCGCGTGGTGCCCAGCGTGGGAGGCCTCGCCACGGGCCTGCGGCGGCCGCACGAGCAAGGCGGCGGGCCCTGGGTCGGCTGGCCGGGCGACCTGGCCGGGCTGGATCCCGAGCAGCAGGCGCGCGTGGAGGCGCGGCTCTCGGACCTGCGGCTCGCGCCGGTGCACCTCACCTCCGAGGAGGTGCAGCGCTACTACCAGGACTACTCGAACGCGCTGCTCTGGCCGGTGTTCCACTCGTTCCCCGGCGAGGTGCCGCTGGAGATGGGCGGCGCCGCCGAGTACGAGCGGGTCAACGGGCGCTTCGCCGACGCGGTCGCAGCCACCGCGCGGCCGGGCGACGTGATCTGGATCCACGACTACCAGCTGCTCCGGCTGCCGGCGCTCCTGCGCGAGCGGCTCCCCGAGGCGCGCATCGGCTTCTTCCTGCACATCCCCTTCCCGTCGTCCGACCTGTTCCGCGTGCTCCCGCAGCGCGAGGCGCTGCTCGAGGGCATGCTCGGCGCGGATCTGATCGGGTTTCACACAGCGTCGTACATGCGCCACTTCTCCTCGTCGGTCCTGCGCGTCCTGGGCGCCTGGACCGACGTGGACCGCATCCGCTGGCGCGGGCGCGAGGTCCGCATCGGCGTGTTCCCGATGGGCGTGGACGCGGCCGACTTCGCCGGCACCGCGCACGGCGCCGACATGGACGAGGAGGTCCGCGCGCTCCGCCGGGACGGGAGCCGGCTCATCGTGGGGATCGACCGGCTCGACTACACGAAGGGCATCCCCCGCCGCCTGCTCGCCTACGAGCGGCTGCTCCGCGAGCACCCGGAGCTGCGCGGCAAGGTGCGGCTGGTGCAGGTGGCGGTCCCGTCGCGCACCGAGGTGGGCGCATACCAGGAGTTCCGGGACCAGGTCGACGGGCTGGTGGGCCGCATCCACGGCGCGTTCGCCACGCCGACCTGGTCGCCCATCCACTACCTCTCGCGCGGGCTCGACCGCGCGCAGGTGGTGGCGCTGTACCGCGCCGCCGACGTCATGCTGGTCACGCCCATCCGCGACGGGATGAACCTGGTCGCGAAGGAGTTCGTGGCCGTGCGCGACGACGGCGACGGCGTGCTGGTGCTGTCCGAGTTCACCGGCGCGGCGGCCGAGCTGGCCGAGGCGGTGCAGGTGAACCCGTACGACGAGGCGGGCACCGCGGCGGCGATCCAGCGCGCGCTGGAGATGCCGGAGGACGAGCGGCGCACGCGCATGACCGGGCTGCGGCGGCGCGTCACGCGCTACGACGTCCACTGGTGGGCGCGGACGTTCCTCGAGCGGCTGCGCGAGGCCCCCGCGCCGGTGCGGCCGCAGGGGCTGGAGGTGTCGCCGCGCGCGGCCGTCCAGGACGCGCTCTCCCGGCTCCGCGCGGCGCCGCACGCGACGCTGCTGCTCGACTACGACGGCACGCTGGTGCCGTTCGCGCCCACCCCCGAGCTGGCGCGGCCGGACCGCGAGCTGCGCGACCTGCTGCGCGACCTCGCCCGCCACCCGCGCCTCGCCGTGCACCTCGTCACCGGGCGCCAGCGCGACACGGTGGACCGCTGGTTCGGGGACCTCGGCATCGGCCTCCACGCGGAGCACGGCTTCTGGTCGAAGCTGCCCGGCAACGGCTGGCAGCTCGCCGCCCCGGTGTCCACCGCCTGGCGCGAGCCGGCCCGCGCCATCCTGGAGGAGTTCGCCGCGCGCACGCCGGGGTCGCTCGTGGAGGAGAAGTCGGCCGGGTTCGCCTGGCACTACCGCACCGCCGACCCCGACTTCGGGGCGGCGCAGGCGCACGACCTCATGCTCCACCTCTCCACGGTGCTGTCGAACGCGCCGGTGGAGATCCTGCCCGGCGCCCTGGTGGTCGAGGTACGTCCGCAGGGCGTGGACAAGGGCAAGGTGGTCGCCCGCGCCGCCGCCGCCTCGCCCGAGGGAAGCCTGCTCGCCGCCCTCGGGGATGACCGGACCGACGAGGACATGTTCGCGGCCCTGCCGGACGGCGCCATCGCGGTCCACGTCGGGCCGTCGCCGAGCCGCGCCCCGCTGCGCCTCGCCGGCGTGCCGGAGTCACGGGCGTTCCTGCGCGGGTTGCTGTAG
- the dmeF gene encoding CDF family Co(II)/Ni(II) efflux transporter DmeF encodes MHLEDLGPWKHGHAFGTAVEASGERRTRWVVALTLAMMVGEIAAGMVYGSMALLADGWHMGTHAAALGVAAFAYAYARRHAADPRYSFGTGKVGALGGFASAVGLAVVALLVLGESAVRLASPVAIRFDQAIGVAVLGLLVNLFSAFLLRDEDHGHAHGHGDHEDHDDHPVHDHGAHGHAHHDHDHDAHAHAVHDPELDLEAELGMDEHRDHNLRAAYLHVLADALTSVLAIVALLAGRVLGWTWMDPVMGIVGALVIARWSVGLLRDTGAVLLDAEVAEGRRAAIRAALEQGEDRVADLHLWRVGPRHLAAIVSVVATAPRAPAEYKERLHAFPDLVHLTVEVHACEAAPGARAAR; translated from the coding sequence ATGCACCTCGAGGACCTCGGACCCTGGAAGCACGGCCACGCGTTCGGCACGGCGGTGGAAGCGAGCGGCGAGCGGCGCACGCGCTGGGTGGTGGCGCTCACGCTCGCGATGATGGTGGGCGAGATCGCCGCCGGGATGGTGTACGGCTCGATGGCGCTGCTCGCCGACGGCTGGCACATGGGCACGCACGCGGCGGCGCTCGGCGTGGCGGCGTTCGCCTACGCCTACGCGCGGCGGCACGCCGCCGACCCGCGCTACAGCTTCGGCACCGGCAAGGTGGGCGCGCTGGGCGGGTTCGCGAGCGCGGTCGGCCTGGCGGTGGTGGCGCTGCTCGTGCTCGGGGAGAGCGCCGTCCGCCTCGCCTCGCCGGTCGCGATCCGCTTCGACCAGGCCATCGGCGTCGCGGTGCTCGGGCTGCTCGTGAACCTGTTCAGCGCGTTCCTGCTGCGCGACGAGGACCACGGGCACGCGCACGGCCACGGCGATCACGAGGACCACGACGACCACCCCGTGCACGACCACGGCGCGCACGGTCACGCGCACCACGACCACGACCACGACGCGCACGCTCACGCGGTCCACGACCCCGAGCTGGACCTGGAGGCCGAGCTCGGCATGGACGAGCACCGGGACCACAACCTGCGCGCGGCCTACCTGCACGTGCTCGCCGACGCGCTCACCTCGGTGCTCGCGATCGTGGCGCTGCTCGCGGGCCGGGTGCTCGGCTGGACCTGGATGGACCCGGTGATGGGGATCGTCGGCGCGCTGGTGATCGCGCGCTGGTCGGTGGGCCTGCTGCGCGACACCGGCGCGGTCCTGCTCGACGCCGAGGTCGCGGAGGGACGCCGCGCCGCCATCCGCGCCGCGCTCGAGCAGGGCGAGGACCGGGTGGCGGACCTGCACCTGTGGCGGGTGGGCCCGCGCCACCTCGCCGCGATCGTGTCGGTGGTCGCGACCGCGCCGCGCGCGCCCGCCGAGTACAAGGAGCGGCTGCACGCGTTCCCGGACCTGGTGCACCTCACGGTCGAGGTGCACGCCTGCGAGGCAGCGCCCGGCGCCCGGGCCGCGCGCTGA
- a CDS encoding TetR/AcrR family transcriptional regulator encodes MQSSSASRSARKPGTDRRREIADAALRVIAAQGAAHFTALAIAREVGVSDAALFRHFPTKDAIAAAAIDRMEELLFEGFPPEAAEPLARLGAFFRQRVAVIRANPAIARVFASDDVGLVGDGAGAARLEAFRRRSTAFVRGCLEEARRAGGLSPAAGIDEAQVLVLGALLALAHSPGAASRPPELVERVWRTLETFLRRPDGRAAAAERRPPRAPRSRRTDER; translated from the coding sequence GTGCAGAGCTCCTCCGCCAGCCGCAGCGCGCGCAAGCCCGGGACCGATCGTCGCCGCGAGATCGCGGACGCCGCGCTGCGCGTGATCGCCGCCCAGGGCGCCGCCCACTTCACCGCGCTCGCCATCGCGCGGGAGGTCGGCGTCTCCGACGCGGCGCTGTTCCGCCACTTCCCCACCAAGGACGCCATCGCGGCGGCCGCCATCGACCGGATGGAGGAGCTGCTGTTCGAGGGCTTCCCACCCGAGGCGGCGGAGCCCCTGGCGCGGCTGGGCGCGTTCTTCCGGCAGCGCGTGGCGGTCATCCGGGCCAACCCGGCCATCGCCCGCGTGTTCGCCTCGGACGACGTCGGCCTGGTGGGCGACGGGGCCGGGGCCGCGCGCCTCGAGGCGTTCCGCCGCCGGTCCACCGCGTTCGTGCGCGGCTGCCTCGAGGAGGCGCGCCGCGCGGGCGGCCTCTCGCCGGCGGCCGGGATCGACGAGGCGCAGGTGCTGGTGCTCGGCGCGCTGCTCGCGCTCGCCCACTCCCCCGGCGCCGCCAGCCGCCCCCCCGAGCTCGTCGAGCGCGTCTGGCGCACGCTCGAGACCTTCCTGCGCCGGCCCGACGGCCGCGCAGCCGCCGCGGAGCGCCGTCCTCCGCGGGCCCCCCGGTCACGACGGACAGACGAAAGGTGA
- a CDS encoding nitrous oxide reductase accessory protein NosL, whose amino-acid sequence MSPLRSLLLLAALTTLAAPVQPGAAGAPGAAAATSPGPKDRCAVCGMLVAKFPQWVASIRYRDGEVAFFDGVKDLLTYWHDLPRHAPGRAQGDVAAISVTDYYSTRPIDGRAAFYVIGGDVRGPMGAELVAFAREGDAKAFLNEHRGERILRFDDATPAVLEALR is encoded by the coding sequence ATGTCCCCCCTGCGATCCCTCCTCCTGCTCGCCGCGCTCACCACCCTCGCCGCGCCGGTCCAGCCAGGCGCCGCCGGCGCCCCTGGCGCCGCCGCCGCGACATCCCCGGGCCCGAAGGACCGCTGCGCCGTCTGCGGCATGCTGGTCGCGAAGTTCCCGCAGTGGGTCGCCTCGATCCGCTACCGCGACGGCGAGGTGGCGTTCTTCGACGGCGTGAAGGACCTGCTCACCTACTGGCACGACCTGCCGCGCCACGCGCCGGGCCGCGCGCAGGGCGACGTCGCCGCCATCTCCGTGACCGACTACTACTCGACCCGGCCCATCGACGGCCGGGCGGCGTTCTACGTGATCGGCGGCGACGTGCGCGGGCCGATGGGCGCTGAGCTGGTCGCGTTCGCGCGCGAGGGCGACGCCAAGGCGTTCCTGAACGAGCACCGCGGCGAGCGGATCCTCCGCTTCGACGACGCCACGCCCGCGGTGCTGGAGGCGCTGCGGTGA
- a CDS encoding ABC transporter ATP-binding protein yields the protein MIQLREVTKVFDEGRPGALAAVDRVTLEVAGGAVTVLVGPSGSGKTTLLTLLGAMARPTEGRIFLDGRELTSLPEHFLAALRRRTFGFVFQQNHLLPALTALENVMLPALPSGEPRRAVEARARAALARLGVEARAGVRAGRLSGGEAQRVALARALADDPKVIVADEPTAHLDSARARALMEIVRGLKAEGRTVVVASHDPIVYAADCVDRVVRMRDGRIVTPGAEP from the coding sequence GTGATCCAGCTCCGCGAGGTCACCAAGGTGTTCGACGAGGGCCGGCCCGGCGCGCTCGCCGCGGTGGACCGCGTCACGCTGGAGGTGGCCGGCGGCGCGGTGACCGTGCTGGTGGGGCCGAGCGGCTCCGGCAAGACCACGCTGCTCACGCTGCTCGGCGCGATGGCACGGCCCACCGAGGGGCGCATCTTCCTCGACGGCCGCGAGCTCACCAGCCTGCCCGAGCACTTCCTGGCGGCGCTGCGCCGGCGGACGTTCGGCTTCGTGTTCCAGCAGAACCACCTCCTGCCCGCGCTCACCGCGCTCGAGAACGTGATGCTGCCCGCCTTGCCCTCGGGCGAGCCGCGCCGCGCGGTGGAGGCCCGGGCGCGGGCGGCGCTGGCGCGGCTCGGGGTGGAGGCGCGCGCCGGGGTCCGCGCCGGCCGGCTCTCCGGCGGCGAGGCGCAGCGCGTCGCGCTGGCGCGCGCGCTGGCGGACGATCCGAAGGTGATCGTCGCCGACGAGCCGACCGCGCACCTCGACAGCGCCCGGGCCCGCGCGCTCATGGAGATCGTGCGGGGGCTGAAGGCGGAGGGGAGGACCGTGGTCGTCGCGAGCCACGATCCCATCGTGTACGCCGCGGACTGCGTGGACCGCGTGGTGCGCATGCGCGACGGCCGGATCGTGACCCCCGGGGCCGAGCCGTGA
- a CDS encoding rhodanese-like domain-containing protein: MKVPWWFPFGSVAEVSAVELNDRLRGRPAPQLVDVRTAAEFAQGRIRGAVNVPIGELRSRLDALKLDPARPVVAICLSGHRSVPAVRLLERGGFEAAQLAGGMLAWRGARLPEVKG; the protein is encoded by the coding sequence ATGAAGGTCCCCTGGTGGTTCCCGTTCGGCAGCGTAGCCGAGGTCTCGGCGGTCGAGCTGAACGATCGGCTGCGCGGGCGCCCGGCGCCCCAGCTCGTGGACGTCCGCACCGCGGCCGAGTTCGCGCAGGGGCGCATCCGCGGCGCGGTGAACGTGCCGATCGGGGAGCTGCGCTCGCGCCTCGACGCGCTGAAGCTCGACCCGGCCCGGCCCGTGGTGGCGATCTGCCTGTCCGGGCACCGCAGCGTGCCGGCGGTGCGCCTGCTGGAGCGCGGCGGCTTCGAGGCCGCGCAGCTCGCGGGCGGGATGCTCGCCTGGCGCGGCGCGCGCCTGCCCGAGGTGAAGGGCTAG
- a CDS encoding chromate transporter: MGAHATPPPGAAPATLSRRPRPTLPALARASAWLGLTGFGGGLSVLGTMHDLLVERRRWLTDREFTVTATVSQMLPGGAAANALAYTGLRFHGPAGAVAAYAAFIAPGAIGVTALAALYVRLGVTPTAAPLLAGLNAAVVGIVASITLQMLRAAVQRPWQMGVAAATLLFSLGAAASAGEMAALGIGAGLVLDLGVKRMRLARFQRRARRPPPPVALPDEGMPLPAPERDDDPPATPADAPPRLPALALLSVPALGALGAMALLFLRAGLGAYGGGFAIIPHLQASVLAEHWIGPRQFADAVAIGKLTPGPVLLMATFIGYLVHGIAGAAVATAAVFAGPLALVLAVGAWLARVRSRRPVRAALRGLTPAVVGLMAAAALALGRSLEGRVELAIAAASLLTLVRFRVNPVLVMALGGGVRLALSLAGL; the protein is encoded by the coding sequence GTGGGTGCGCACGCGACCCCTCCGCCGGGCGCGGCGCCGGCGACCCTGTCCCGGCGCCCGCGCCCGACGCTGCCCGCCCTCGCGCGCGCCTCCGCCTGGCTCGGCCTGACCGGCTTCGGCGGCGGCCTCTCGGTGCTCGGGACGATGCACGACCTGCTGGTCGAGCGCCGCCGGTGGCTCACCGACCGGGAGTTCACCGTCACCGCCACCGTCTCGCAGATGCTGCCCGGCGGCGCGGCCGCGAACGCGCTCGCGTACACCGGCCTGCGCTTCCACGGGCCCGCCGGCGCGGTGGCGGCGTACGCCGCGTTCATCGCGCCCGGCGCGATCGGGGTCACCGCGCTCGCGGCGCTCTACGTGCGGCTCGGCGTGACGCCCACCGCGGCGCCGCTCCTGGCCGGGCTGAACGCGGCGGTGGTCGGCATCGTGGCGTCGATCACGCTGCAGATGCTCCGCGCCGCGGTGCAGCGCCCCTGGCAGATGGGCGTGGCCGCGGCGACGCTCCTGTTCTCGCTCGGCGCGGCCGCCTCGGCCGGCGAGATGGCGGCGCTCGGGATCGGCGCGGGGCTGGTGCTCGACCTCGGCGTGAAGCGGATGCGGCTCGCGCGCTTCCAGCGGCGGGCCCGGCGCCCGCCGCCGCCGGTGGCGCTGCCCGACGAGGGGATGCCGCTGCCCGCGCCCGAGCGCGACGACGACCCGCCGGCCACTCCCGCCGACGCGCCGCCGCGGCTGCCGGCGCTCGCGCTCCTCTCCGTCCCCGCGCTCGGCGCGCTGGGCGCCATGGCGCTCCTGTTCCTGCGCGCCGGGTTGGGCGCCTACGGCGGCGGCTTCGCCATCATCCCGCACCTGCAGGCCTCGGTGCTCGCCGAGCACTGGATCGGCCCGCGGCAGTTCGCCGACGCGGTCGCGATCGGCAAGCTCACGCCCGGCCCGGTGCTGCTGATGGCGACGTTCATCGGGTACCTCGTCCACGGGATCGCCGGCGCCGCGGTCGCCACCGCGGCGGTGTTCGCCGGCCCCCTCGCGCTGGTGCTCGCGGTCGGCGCCTGGCTCGCGCGCGTGCGGTCGCGACGGCCGGTGCGGGCGGCGCTCCGCGGGCTCACGCCCGCGGTGGTGGGGCTCATGGCGGCGGCGGCGCTGGCGCTGGGGCGCTCGCTGGAGGGCCGCGTCGAGCTCGCGATCGCGGCGGCGTCGCTGCTCACGCTGGTGCGGTTCCGGGTGAACCCGGTGCTGGTGATGGCGCTCGGCGGCGGGGTGCGGCTGGCGCTGTCACTCGCGGGGCTGTAG
- a CDS encoding hemerythrin domain-containing protein — translation MSAREAGRIERFLSDDHLRLDGLLTRAAADPAAIDRPPYDAFRAGLLRHIALEEKVLLPAAREAQGGEPLPLARRLRIEHGAIASLLVPTPTHALIGEIRKILAPHNLLEEAPDGLYATCDRLLAARAQEIVARMAAYPPVKVAAYNDGPRVLRTAEAALEQSAKQAEARPGPR, via the coding sequence GTGAGCGCGCGCGAGGCCGGCCGGATCGAGCGGTTCCTCTCCGACGACCACCTGCGGCTGGACGGCCTGCTCACCCGCGCCGCGGCCGACCCGGCGGCGATCGACCGTCCGCCCTACGACGCGTTCCGCGCCGGCCTGCTGCGCCACATCGCGCTGGAGGAGAAGGTGCTGCTCCCGGCCGCGCGCGAGGCGCAGGGCGGCGAGCCGCTCCCGCTCGCGCGCCGCCTGCGCATCGAGCACGGCGCCATCGCGTCGCTGCTCGTCCCCACCCCGACGCACGCGCTCATCGGCGAGATCCGCAAGATCCTCGCGCCGCACAACCTGCTGGAGGAGGCGCCGGACGGCCTCTACGCCACCTGCGACCGCCTGCTCGCGGCCCGCGCGCAGGAGATCGTGGCGCGCATGGCCGCGTATCCGCCGGTGAAGGTGGCCGCGTACAACGACGGGCCGCGGGTGCTGCGCACCGCCGAGGCGGCGCTGGAGCAGTCCGCGAAGCAGGCCGAGGCGCGGCCCGGCCCGCGGTAG